A genomic region of Runella rosea contains the following coding sequences:
- a CDS encoding type III pantothenate kinase, whose product MLLAVDVGNTDTVFGIWQNEEWTHIFRTRSLPEESPNYFESKLRLHFLEADLALENVTITVLSSVVPPLTPTLRTMLSNLFGEPPVVVGPDIYPDLKVEIDHPHEIGSDLVANAVAAFTKYNRNAVVVDFGTALTFTTVSGDGRILGVAIAPGLKTAVKALFSNTAQLPEVPLKLPESAIGKNTTHAIQAGILLGYESLVRGMVTRIRRELDGDCIALATGGLSSIIDTLHGEFVEVNRSLTLDGLRIIGEKVKQKSI is encoded by the coding sequence ATGCTTTTAGCCGTTGACGTAGGCAATACTGACACCGTTTTTGGAATTTGGCAAAATGAAGAATGGACGCACATCTTCCGTACGCGTTCACTGCCCGAAGAATCTCCGAATTATTTTGAAAGTAAATTACGGCTTCATTTTTTAGAGGCTGACCTAGCCTTGGAGAATGTCACAATTACGGTTTTAAGCAGTGTGGTTCCGCCGCTGACGCCCACCCTGCGCACCATGCTATCCAACCTCTTTGGGGAGCCTCCCGTAGTGGTCGGGCCCGATATTTACCCTGATTTAAAAGTGGAAATAGACCATCCGCACGAAATCGGCAGCGATCTCGTGGCCAATGCCGTAGCGGCTTTTACCAAATACAATCGGAATGCCGTGGTGGTAGATTTCGGTACAGCACTTACCTTTACGACTGTATCAGGAGATGGCCGAATCTTGGGCGTTGCCATCGCGCCAGGCCTGAAAACCGCCGTCAAAGCCTTGTTTTCCAACACCGCTCAGTTGCCAGAAGTACCGTTGAAGTTGCCAGAATCCGCCATTGGAAAAAATACAACCCACGCCATTCAGGCGGGGATTTTGTTGGGTTATGAAAGTTTGGTGCGGGGTATGGTAACGCGCATCCGCCGCGAACTCGACGGAGATTGTATTGCGCTGGCTACGGGTGGTTTATCCTCCATTATTGATACCTTACACGGCGAGTTTGTGGAAGTAAATCGAAGCCTGACGCTTGATGGACTGCGCATTATAGGCGAGAAGGTTAAACAAAAAAGTATATAA
- a CDS encoding glycoside hydrolase family 2 TIM barrel-domain containing protein: MRKLSVFLSLLLPCVGFAQDLPDWENPSVISRNTERPHTTIIPYADEASALKSDRAASPFFKSLNGTWKFKWVSHPSKVPGDFFQVNTNISGWDDLPVPSNWQVVGAREGRAYDRPIFTNIKHPFPTKPPRITSDTNAVGLYRTSFTIAPNWQGRDVFLHFAGVQSACYVWVNGLQVGYHEDGMTPAEFNVTKYLRAGENQLTVQVINWSDGSYLEDQDFWRISGIFRDVYLYAAPTIHVRDYYVVTDLDENYQNGTLRVSAFVKNFSAQVQDKYQVKFKLYDPDGRIFQGEFVKNVPMMDPKDESYLTLNVPITSPARWTAETPNLYKLVIQVVDGEGKTAEVLSTRVGFREVTLKNGQLLVNGKAVMFKGVNRHEFDPNTGRTISRESMIKDILLMKQHNINAVRTSHYPNDPLWYDLCDEYGLYVIDEANIESHELWQQKGIVLANNPDWKDAFIARGKAMVERDKNHPSIIIWSLGNESGMGSNFQDMAQIIKLIDPTRPIHYEGRSNYPKTFEEINQPSTNFDINGTMYPSVKVMEAMVEKDPSRPLIICEYAHSMGNSVGNLQEYWDVIEKHPRMQGGFIWDWVDQGLFVKDKNGRSYINHVNYIDGANAGDGLVNPDRTPQPEINEVKHVYQYVKFTPKDTISPQSQTVTLINNYDFLSLSPFKLVWQLLENGRPIQQGEIASLTAAAGKSQNVTIPFTIPGGAGGEYFLNLSLKLKENMPWASTGHEVAFQQMYIKTSPTPKPFLTWPTNATVKVGLIRGGGIQLTNSQFKVVFDRKLVGISSFVYKNHELIGQPLQPEFWRVPTDNDEGGGSAGFAERWRMAGLDSLRRIGGDIRVEQISPSIARVHTQTTWVGKVGTSIVHKTTYTVYGSGDMQVKNSVLVNGNNVPPLPKVGMQMQLPSVYRNLSWYGRGPFESYSDRKTAALIGEYSGKVLDQHFPYIMAQENGNKTDVRWAAVTDSLGFGWLVIGEPTLNFSAKDYTDADLLAAKTTQNLPRGMVTVLHFDHQMMGLGGDDSWTPRTHPEFLLTEKEYNYSFRLRPLDATVQIGTVVQTVLPEITAQSQAASELGAPAAIVKEAPTGVVSDEDQEAAIKKAEARKYVKKKPTRRKSSSKKKKSSSKKKKKR; the protein is encoded by the coding sequence ATGCGCAAGTTAAGCGTTTTTTTATCCCTCTTACTACCTTGTGTTGGATTTGCTCAAGATTTGCCCGACTGGGAAAACCCATCGGTTATCAGCCGAAATACCGAACGGCCTCATACGACGATTATCCCCTACGCCGACGAAGCATCGGCGCTTAAATCTGACCGTGCGGCGTCGCCTTTTTTTAAATCATTAAACGGAACGTGGAAATTTAAGTGGGTTTCTCACCCCTCCAAAGTGCCTGGTGATTTTTTTCAGGTCAATACTAATATCTCAGGTTGGGATGATTTGCCCGTTCCTTCCAATTGGCAGGTGGTGGGCGCGCGCGAAGGCCGCGCGTATGATCGGCCTATTTTTACGAACATAAAACATCCTTTTCCGACCAAACCGCCTCGTATCACAAGCGATACCAACGCCGTAGGGCTGTATCGTACGTCATTTACGATTGCTCCCAATTGGCAGGGGCGTGATGTGTTTTTGCATTTTGCGGGAGTTCAATCTGCCTGCTACGTGTGGGTCAACGGATTGCAGGTGGGGTACCACGAAGATGGTATGACGCCCGCTGAGTTTAACGTTACAAAATATTTAAGAGCGGGCGAAAATCAACTTACGGTGCAGGTCATCAATTGGTCGGATGGAAGTTACCTCGAAGACCAAGATTTTTGGCGTATTTCAGGTATTTTCCGTGATGTTTACCTGTACGCTGCACCTACGATTCACGTCAGAGATTATTACGTGGTGACTGATTTGGATGAAAACTACCAAAACGGTACCCTTAGAGTATCGGCTTTCGTCAAAAACTTTTCGGCGCAGGTTCAAGATAAATACCAAGTCAAGTTTAAACTTTATGACCCCGACGGGCGAATTTTTCAGGGAGAATTCGTGAAAAACGTCCCGATGATGGACCCCAAAGATGAGTCTTATCTGACCCTCAATGTGCCTATTACCTCGCCCGCACGCTGGACTGCTGAGACGCCAAATCTTTATAAATTGGTGATTCAGGTGGTAGATGGTGAGGGAAAAACGGCAGAAGTGCTTAGTACCCGTGTGGGTTTTAGGGAGGTGACGCTCAAAAACGGACAGTTATTGGTCAATGGGAAAGCTGTTATGTTTAAAGGGGTGAATCGGCACGAATTTGACCCCAATACGGGACGGACAATCAGCCGTGAATCCATGATAAAAGATATTTTGTTGATGAAACAGCACAATATCAACGCGGTACGCACTTCTCACTATCCCAACGATCCTCTTTGGTACGACCTATGCGACGAATATGGCTTGTATGTCATTGACGAAGCCAACATTGAAAGCCATGAATTGTGGCAACAAAAAGGAATTGTGCTGGCCAATAATCCCGATTGGAAAGATGCGTTTATTGCCCGTGGCAAAGCCATGGTAGAACGCGATAAAAACCATCCTTCGATCATTATTTGGTCGTTGGGCAATGAGTCGGGGATGGGTAGTAATTTTCAGGACATGGCGCAGATTATCAAGTTGATTGATCCGACGCGGCCTATTCATTACGAAGGACGGTCCAATTATCCCAAAACATTTGAAGAGATTAACCAACCAAGCACCAATTTCGACATTAATGGCACGATGTATCCTTCGGTGAAGGTCATGGAAGCGATGGTTGAAAAAGACCCGAGCCGACCCTTGATTATTTGTGAATACGCCCATTCGATGGGAAACAGCGTCGGTAATTTGCAAGAATACTGGGATGTTATCGAAAAACACCCACGGATGCAGGGTGGATTTATCTGGGATTGGGTTGATCAGGGGTTGTTCGTTAAAGATAAAAACGGACGCTCGTACATCAATCACGTCAATTACATCGACGGCGCCAATGCGGGCGACGGCCTGGTGAATCCAGATCGCACCCCTCAACCCGAAATAAACGAAGTAAAGCACGTGTATCAGTACGTAAAATTTACGCCGAAAGATACAATCTCCCCCCAAAGTCAGACCGTCACGCTCATTAATAACTACGATTTTCTGAGCCTTAGCCCTTTTAAATTGGTGTGGCAATTGCTCGAAAATGGAAGGCCGATTCAGCAGGGCGAAATCGCTTCCCTAACAGCCGCCGCTGGAAAGAGTCAAAATGTGACCATTCCGTTTACCATTCCAGGGGGCGCTGGAGGTGAATATTTCCTGAATTTAAGTCTGAAACTGAAAGAAAATATGCCTTGGGCGTCGACTGGGCATGAAGTGGCGTTTCAACAGATGTACATTAAAACGTCGCCAACTCCTAAGCCGTTTCTGACGTGGCCTACCAATGCTACGGTAAAAGTAGGACTCATTCGGGGAGGAGGGATTCAACTGACCAACTCACAGTTTAAAGTGGTGTTTGATCGCAAATTGGTGGGTATCAGTTCGTTCGTTTATAAAAATCATGAGTTAATTGGGCAACCGCTCCAACCTGAATTTTGGCGGGTCCCGACCGATAATGACGAAGGTGGAGGAAGTGCGGGTTTTGCAGAACGTTGGCGTATGGCTGGCCTAGATAGCCTTCGGCGCATAGGCGGTGATATTCGGGTGGAGCAGATAAGTCCTTCTATTGCCCGGGTACACACCCAAACAACATGGGTGGGAAAAGTAGGTACTTCAATTGTCCACAAAACCACCTATACGGTATACGGTTCGGGAGATATGCAGGTCAAAAACAGCGTTCTCGTGAATGGGAATAATGTACCTCCCCTCCCAAAAGTAGGGATGCAGATGCAACTCCCCTCCGTGTATCGTAACCTGAGTTGGTATGGCCGAGGTCCGTTTGAGAGTTATAGTGACCGCAAAACCGCAGCACTTATTGGAGAGTACAGCGGCAAAGTGCTAGACCAGCACTTTCCGTACATTATGGCACAGGAAAATGGTAATAAAACGGATGTGCGCTGGGCGGCAGTGACGGATTCCTTGGGTTTTGGTTGGCTGGTTATCGGTGAGCCTACGCTCAATTTTAGCGCCAAAGATTATACCGATGCGGATTTATTAGCGGCTAAAACAACGCAAAATCTACCGCGTGGAATGGTCACAGTATTGCATTTTGATCATCAAATGATGGGACTTGGTGGGGATGACAGTTGGACCCCGCGTACACATCCTGAATTTCTTTTGACCGAAAAAGAATATAATTATTCCTTCCGGTTACGTCCTTTGGATGCTACCGTACAAATCGGAACGGTGGTCCAGACGGTTTTGCCCGAAATAACGGCCCAGTCGCAGGCCGCCTCCGAATTGGGCGCGCCAGCGGCAATTGTGAAGGAAGCACCTACGGGTGTCGTATCGGATGAAGATCAAGAAGCGGCCATCAAAAAAGCGGAAGCTCGGAAGTACGTAAAGAAGAAGCCAACTCGTAGAAAATCTTCTTCCAAAAAGAAAAAGTCTTCGTCAAAAAAGAAGAAAAAACGCTAA
- a CDS encoding M16 family metallopeptidase: MKQTKLLLFMVVFGWANAAFSQADLKKPIPFDPKVRYGKLPNGMTYYIRKNEEPKKRAELYLVNKVGAIQEEDKENGLAHFTEHMAFNGTKSFPKNELVNYLQRAGVKFGDDLNAFTGQDQTVYQLPVPTDSADIFNKAFVVLEDWAHNITMEGSEIDKERGVILEEFRGGKGAQQRMRDKWLPILVGDSKYGKRTVIGTEDILKNFTHETIRNFYKTWYRPDLQAILAVGDFDIDQVEKTIKERFGAIPKATNAKPLGKYPVADFKGTRVAIVTDPEQPYMIAQIVTKLPKAEEKTLNDSRETIKRNLFNQMLQARLQELQQQANPPFLFGGAGYGGFIGDYDSFSNIAVAKDGNLELAVKAVLDEGIRVKNFGFTATELERTKTQLLTGVEKRFKEKDKTKSASYVNEYMNHFLEDAPSTGIEFYYEFVKEQLNGIKIEEVNALAGKYLTPDNRTVIIMASEKDKAKLPTEAQILEWVNGAGKGVTAYEDKVINKPLIENLPAAGRTTSTKQIAELGVTELTLSNGVKVVLKPTDFKNDEILIGARSQGGTSLYNDKDFMSAGLSDAVVEESGVGEFSQNALKKYLTGKVVNISPFVSENEEGFTGSSSPKDLETALQLVYAYFTKPRKDNEVIKGFMTTQRSAIQNMKASPSPEMVFQDTLNTLLGNYNFRRLPISVERWDMANPDRSYEIYKERFADASDFTFFFTGSFNIEQIKPLLEKYLAVLPAQGKKESFRDLGIRAPKGKIEKKVYKGIEQKSQATLVYSGDYEYNDDNNWQLDALEEILNIKLIEVIREKESGVYGIGARAAYSKIPAPRYSLRIGYGTGPERVEELAVKTLAVIDEIKKNGATQTDIDKFKAETRRAMEVQTKENGFWQNQLIDAYTKGEDPKALLDWEKQLNKITVASTKATANKYLSDANFIKAVLLPEKK, translated from the coding sequence ATGAAACAAACAAAATTACTACTATTTATGGTAGTTTTCGGCTGGGCAAATGCAGCCTTTTCCCAGGCCGACCTTAAAAAGCCCATTCCCTTTGACCCAAAAGTCCGCTATGGCAAATTACCCAACGGAATGACGTATTACATTCGTAAAAACGAAGAGCCTAAAAAGCGCGCTGAGCTCTATCTAGTCAACAAAGTAGGAGCGATTCAGGAAGAAGACAAAGAAAATGGTTTAGCCCACTTCACCGAGCACATGGCTTTTAACGGCACCAAAAGTTTCCCAAAAAACGAATTGGTCAACTACCTCCAACGCGCTGGGGTTAAATTTGGCGATGACTTAAACGCCTTCACAGGTCAGGACCAGACGGTATATCAACTTCCTGTACCGACCGACTCCGCCGACATTTTCAACAAAGCGTTCGTCGTACTTGAAGATTGGGCGCACAACATTACGATGGAAGGCTCCGAAATTGACAAGGAGCGCGGCGTAATTCTGGAAGAATTTCGCGGGGGCAAAGGCGCACAACAACGTATGCGCGATAAGTGGCTTCCCATTCTTGTTGGAGATTCAAAATACGGCAAACGTACCGTGATTGGAACTGAAGATATTCTTAAAAATTTTACGCACGAAACCATCCGCAACTTCTACAAAACCTGGTATCGACCTGATTTGCAAGCAATTTTAGCAGTGGGAGATTTCGACATTGATCAGGTAGAAAAAACCATTAAAGAGCGCTTCGGGGCTATTCCGAAAGCCACCAATGCTAAACCCCTCGGAAAATATCCAGTAGCTGATTTTAAAGGAACCCGCGTGGCGATTGTCACCGACCCAGAGCAGCCTTACATGATTGCTCAAATAGTAACAAAATTGCCAAAAGCGGAAGAAAAAACCTTGAATGACTCGCGCGAAACCATCAAACGCAACCTGTTCAACCAAATGTTGCAGGCACGTTTGCAGGAGTTACAACAGCAGGCCAACCCTCCTTTCTTGTTTGGAGGAGCGGGCTACGGCGGTTTTATTGGAGATTATGACTCGTTCAGCAACATTGCAGTCGCCAAAGATGGCAACCTAGAACTGGCCGTCAAAGCGGTGTTGGATGAAGGAATCCGCGTGAAAAATTTTGGTTTTACCGCCACTGAATTGGAACGTACCAAAACGCAGTTGTTGACGGGCGTTGAAAAGCGCTTCAAAGAAAAAGACAAAACCAAATCAGCGAGTTATGTGAATGAATACATGAATCATTTTTTGGAGGATGCGCCCTCAACAGGCATTGAGTTTTACTACGAATTTGTAAAAGAACAACTCAACGGCATCAAAATAGAAGAAGTAAACGCATTGGCTGGCAAATATTTAACGCCCGACAACCGCACGGTGATTATCATGGCCTCGGAAAAAGACAAAGCGAAGCTACCGACCGAAGCCCAAATCCTGGAATGGGTCAACGGAGCAGGCAAGGGAGTAACCGCCTACGAAGACAAAGTCATCAACAAACCGTTGATTGAAAACTTACCAGCGGCAGGTCGTACAACTTCCACTAAACAAATCGCCGAACTGGGCGTGACCGAACTTACGTTAAGCAACGGCGTCAAAGTGGTGCTGAAACCCACTGACTTCAAGAATGACGAAATCCTCATCGGAGCCCGCAGTCAAGGAGGTACGTCGCTTTATAATGATAAAGATTTTATGAGCGCTGGACTTTCGGACGCAGTGGTGGAAGAGAGCGGTGTAGGTGAATTTAGCCAAAACGCCCTCAAAAAATACCTGACAGGGAAAGTGGTCAATATCAGTCCTTTTGTGAGCGAAAACGAAGAAGGTTTTACGGGTAGCAGCAGTCCCAAAGACCTTGAAACCGCCCTCCAACTGGTCTACGCCTACTTTACAAAACCCCGCAAAGACAACGAAGTCATCAAAGGCTTCATGACCACGCAGCGCTCGGCCATTCAAAACATGAAAGCGTCGCCGTCGCCAGAAATGGTTTTTCAGGACACCTTGAATACCTTGTTGGGCAACTATAATTTCCGCCGTTTGCCCATCAGCGTAGAACGTTGGGACATGGCAAACCCAGACCGCTCGTACGAGATTTACAAAGAGCGTTTTGCCGATGCGTCCGATTTCACTTTTTTCTTTACGGGTTCATTTAACATAGAACAAATCAAACCTTTGCTCGAAAAATACCTAGCCGTTTTGCCAGCACAGGGCAAAAAAGAGTCGTTCCGTGACTTGGGTATTCGTGCTCCGAAGGGCAAAATAGAGAAGAAAGTCTACAAAGGCATTGAGCAAAAAAGCCAGGCGACGTTGGTTTACAGCGGCGATTATGAATACAATGATGACAACAACTGGCAATTGGATGCGTTGGAAGAAATCCTGAATATCAAGTTGATTGAAGTCATTCGTGAGAAAGAAAGCGGCGTATACGGCATCGGCGCCCGGGCAGCTTACAGCAAGATTCCAGCTCCTCGCTACAGTTTACGTATTGGTTATGGCACAGGCCCTGAGCGCGTAGAAGAATTGGCCGTCAAAACCCTAGCGGTCATTGACGAAATCAAGAAAAATGGTGCTACACAGACCGATATTGACAAGTTTAAAGCCGAAACCCGCCGGGCCATGGAAGTCCAAACCAAAGAAAACGGTTTCTGGCAGAACCAGCTGATCGACGCCTACACCAAAGGCGAAGATCCAAAAGCGCTGTTGGACTGGGAGAAGCAATTGAACAAAATTACCGTAGCAAGCACCAAGGCAACGGCCAACAAATACCTCAGCGACGCCAACTTTATCAAAGCGGTGTTGTTGCCAGAGAAAAAGTAA
- a CDS encoding IMPACT family protein — MLFDDSYKTIVTPIEGFFRDRGSKFLAFGYPIQNEEDVKQYLTALREIHPKANHHCYAYRLGLDRMHFRANDDGEPSGSAGKPILNTLYAHDITNLLVVVVRYFGGTLLGVPGLINAYKVATEEALSQAQIVTKHVRDVYTLTYPYEQMNEVMKVIKAFDLTPQKQQFDNECSLQIEIRKTLLNQVLGKLEKIDALRLDFKGTI; from the coding sequence ATGCTATTTGACGATAGTTATAAAACAATAGTCACCCCGATAGAGGGATTTTTTCGGGACCGTGGTAGTAAATTTTTGGCTTTTGGCTACCCAATCCAGAATGAAGAAGACGTAAAACAATACCTTACTGCTTTACGTGAAATTCACCCCAAAGCCAACCATCACTGCTACGCCTATCGCCTAGGGTTGGACCGGATGCATTTTCGCGCTAATGACGACGGCGAACCGTCTGGTTCAGCGGGAAAACCCATTTTAAATACGCTTTATGCTCATGATATCACCAATCTTCTGGTGGTAGTAGTTCGTTATTTTGGGGGTACGCTGCTGGGTGTTCCAGGTTTAATTAATGCCTACAAAGTGGCGACCGAAGAAGCGCTCAGTCAAGCTCAAATTGTGACCAAACACGTGCGCGATGTGTACACGCTGACGTACCCGTACGAACAGATGAATGAGGTCATGAAAGTCATCAAAGCGTTTGACCTGACGCCTCAAAAACAACAATTCGACAATGAATGCAGCCTTCAAATCGAAATCCGCAAAACGCTCCTGAATCAAGTATTGGGAAAACTGGAAAAAATTGATGCATTGCGACTTGATTTTAAAGGAACGATTTAA
- a CDS encoding S9 family peptidase yields the protein MRKTFPSTHYRFTVPYFIFYLFFVSLVQAQQRTVTLNDIYGPQGSVFTPRSVSGVNWMKAGGFYTAQQSGKVIKYSIATGEAVETLFDQSTVKVEGTNQNIQFDSYELSADERKLLLTTGIERIYRRSFKAEFYVYDLASKKLVQLSKNGKQMLATLSPDGSKVAFVRDNNLYLTDLSTLTEQAITTDGKRNEIINGASDWVYEEEFSFAKAFEWAPDGKKIAFYRFDESRVPEYNMQLWGDLYPKDYRYKYPKAGEANSLVEIWVHDLASNQKTKVDVGPETDQYIPRIKWTQNPGLLSVKRMNRLQNRLDILHSDAATGQSKTVWSEESKTYVDLEFTDDLTYLADGKSFIQSSERSGYKHLYQYDINGTLLKTLTSGDWEVTDLVGIDEKTQTLYFTSPMVSPMERHLYSLSFATPPVNKKSKKPIPVPQPVKLTEKSGSNTVNMSPDFSYYLIYNQSAQEPLVVSLHQAPTGKAVRTLEANQKLRERLTEYRISKQEFFKFTTTQGTSLNGWMMKPLDFDPTKKYPVLMFVYGGPGSQTVTDTWGGGLFYWFQVLASKGYMIVSVDGRGTGARGNAFRTVTYAQLGKYETEDQIEGAKYLATLPYVDASRIGIHGHSYGGYMASLCMTIGADYFKAGIAGAPVTTWRYYDTVYTERYLKRPQDNASGYDDNSPIQHVNKLKGKFFIVHGTGDDNVHFQNSVDFVNALIKAGKQFDSFYYPNRNHGISGGNTLMHRYQMMSDWVLKNL from the coding sequence ATGAGAAAAACCTTTCCTTCAACCCATTATCGGTTTACCGTTCCCTATTTTATTTTTTATTTGTTTTTTGTCTCGCTTGTCCAAGCCCAGCAAAGAACCGTTACCCTCAATGACATTTACGGCCCACAAGGCTCTGTCTTTACCCCGCGTAGCGTATCTGGAGTAAACTGGATGAAAGCTGGCGGGTTTTACACCGCCCAACAAAGCGGGAAAGTCATTAAATACAGCATTGCCACGGGCGAGGCCGTCGAAACGCTTTTTGACCAATCGACCGTCAAGGTAGAAGGTACCAATCAAAACATCCAGTTTGACAGTTACGAACTCAGCGCCGACGAGCGAAAACTGTTGTTGACCACGGGCATTGAGCGTATTTATCGGCGCTCGTTTAAGGCCGAGTTTTATGTGTATGATTTGGCGAGCAAAAAGCTAGTGCAGCTCTCCAAAAACGGAAAACAAATGTTGGCAACGCTTTCTCCTGATGGCAGCAAAGTGGCTTTTGTTCGAGACAACAACCTTTACCTCACCGACCTTTCTACCCTCACCGAGCAAGCCATCACCACCGACGGCAAACGCAACGAAATCATCAATGGTGCCTCGGATTGGGTCTATGAAGAAGAATTCAGTTTTGCCAAGGCCTTTGAATGGGCTCCCGATGGCAAGAAAATTGCTTTTTATCGCTTTGATGAAAGCCGCGTTCCTGAATACAACATGCAACTTTGGGGCGATTTGTACCCTAAAGATTACCGTTATAAATATCCAAAGGCGGGAGAGGCCAACTCACTGGTGGAGATTTGGGTTCATGATTTAGCTTCCAACCAAAAAACAAAAGTAGACGTTGGCCCCGAAACCGACCAATACATTCCGCGCATTAAATGGACGCAGAACCCTGGTTTATTGTCTGTCAAACGCATGAATCGACTGCAAAATCGGTTAGATATTCTGCACAGTGATGCCGCTACGGGCCAATCCAAAACCGTGTGGAGCGAAGAAAGCAAAACCTACGTGGATTTGGAATTTACAGATGACCTTACCTATTTGGCCGATGGAAAATCCTTTATTCAATCCTCCGAGCGCAGCGGCTATAAGCATTTGTACCAATACGACATAAACGGGACGTTGCTCAAAACCCTAACCTCTGGCGATTGGGAAGTGACGGATTTGGTCGGAATCGACGAAAAAACGCAGACACTATACTTTACTTCACCGATGGTTTCGCCGATGGAGCGGCATTTGTACAGTTTGAGTTTTGCCACTCCTCCCGTCAACAAAAAATCAAAGAAACCCATTCCCGTACCTCAACCCGTAAAATTGACCGAGAAATCAGGTTCAAACACGGTCAATATGAGTCCTGATTTCAGTTATTATTTGATTTACAACCAGTCGGCGCAAGAACCGTTGGTTGTCAGTCTGCATCAGGCACCTACAGGCAAAGCGGTACGTACGTTGGAAGCAAATCAAAAACTCCGCGAACGCTTGACGGAATATCGCATTTCTAAACAAGAATTTTTCAAATTTACCACTACGCAGGGCACGAGCCTCAACGGCTGGATGATGAAGCCTCTTGACTTTGACCCCACCAAAAAATACCCCGTTTTAATGTTCGTTTACGGCGGTCCCGGCTCACAAACCGTGACCGATACTTGGGGTGGTGGGTTGTTTTATTGGTTTCAGGTATTGGCCAGCAAAGGCTACATGATTGTATCGGTAGATGGGCGCGGCACGGGCGCGCGCGGCAATGCCTTCCGGACCGTTACCTACGCGCAACTTGGCAAATACGAAACCGAAGACCAAATTGAAGGGGCAAAATATTTGGCCACTTTACCCTACGTGGACGCTTCTCGCATCGGAATTCATGGCCACAGCTACGGAGGTTACATGGCCTCGCTGTGCATGACCATCGGGGCCGATTACTTCAAAGCGGGCATAGCGGGCGCGCCCGTGACCACGTGGCGATATTATGACACAGTGTATACTGAACGCTACCTCAAACGCCCACAAGACAATGCTTCGGGCTACGATGACAACTCCCCAATTCAGCACGTCAATAAGCTGAAAGGTAAATTCTTTATCGTTCACGGAACGGGCGACGACAATGTGCATTTTCAGAATTCCGTCGATTTTGTCAATGCTCTCATCAAGGCAGGCAAACAGTTTGACAGCTTTTATTACCCCAACCGCAATCACGGCATCAGTGGCGGTAATACCCTCATGCACCGTTATCAAATGATGTCAGATTGGGTATTGAAGAATTTGTAA
- the nth gene encoding endonuclease III: protein MQKKERYRLLIEHFSQKFPEAETELNYSNPFELLVAVILSAQCTDKRINMVTPALFQRYPDPQAMADSTAEEVFQLIRSVSYPNNKAKHLVGMARMLLDKFDGEVPSTIEELQQMPGVGRKTANVIASIIYNQPTMAVDTHVFRVSHRLGLVAKTATTPLAVEKELVKYIPDTVIPLAHHWLILHGRYVCVARSPQCNKCELTHVCKFYETLQKKLNAPKKRQEL, encoded by the coding sequence ATGCAAAAGAAAGAACGCTATCGTCTTTTAATCGAACATTTCTCGCAAAAATTTCCTGAAGCTGAAACAGAACTAAATTATTCCAATCCATTTGAACTATTGGTAGCCGTGATTTTGTCGGCACAGTGCACCGACAAGCGTATCAATATGGTTACGCCGGCACTTTTTCAGCGTTATCCTGACCCGCAGGCCATGGCCGATAGTACCGCAGAGGAAGTATTTCAATTGATTCGTTCGGTGTCGTACCCCAACAACAAAGCCAAGCACCTCGTGGGAATGGCCCGAATGCTGCTTGATAAATTTGACGGCGAGGTTCCGAGCACGATTGAGGAATTGCAACAAATGCCGGGTGTGGGGCGCAAAACGGCGAACGTCATCGCTTCTATCATTTACAATCAGCCCACGATGGCGGTCGATACGCACGTTTTTCGGGTTTCGCACCGGCTGGGTTTGGTTGCCAAAACCGCCACTACTCCTCTGGCCGTTGAGAAAGAACTCGTCAAATATATCCCCGATACGGTGATTCCTTTGGCACATCATTGGTTGATTTTGCACGGGCGTTATGTGTGCGTGGCGCGCAGCCCTCAATGCAACAAATGCGAACTGACGCACGTCTGTAAGTTTTATGAGACACTGCAAAAAAAATTGAACGCTCCTAAAAAGAGGCAAGAATTGTAG